One Bacillota bacterium DNA window includes the following coding sequences:
- a CDS encoding glycoside hydrolase family 1 protein, producing MRRAEERAGRGDVMDGEADGTGKLFPKGFLWGAATSSHQVEGNNVNNDWWDWEQLPGKVARGDKSGDACDHYNRYKRDFEIARDLGHNAHRLSLEWSRIEPDEGRFDRGAIEHYREVLGTLRSFGMATMVTLHHFTNPRWLAAKGGWALAEVVDLFERYSRHVAEQLGELVDFWITVNEPMVYATHGYLLGWWPPEKRSIVLAFRVAKNLARAHGRAYHAIHDVLGARGRTPAVGIAKNMMIFDPKNPGNKLDGVVARKLDRIFNTSFLDALTTGVMDFPLVTRESDRGIAGTQDFIGVNYYSRTLASFSFCKPRTLFMDMSVKEDAEKNSLGWEIYPEGLYRILMRVKGYGLPVYITENGICTDDDRQRERFILLHLREAARAIADGVDVCGYFHWSLMDNFEWKEGFTPRFGLVGVDYKTQKRTIRPSARLYSEVIREGKLP from the coding sequence ATGAGGAGAGCGGAAGAGCGGGCCGGGAGGGGAGACGTCATGGATGGTGAAGCCGACGGGACAGGGAAGCTCTTCCCCAAGGGTTTCTTGTGGGGTGCTGCGACTTCGTCGCATCAAGTCGAGGGAAACAACGTAAACAATGACTGGTGGGACTGGGAGCAGCTGCCGGGCAAGGTAGCCCGCGGCGACAAATCGGGCGACGCTTGCGACCACTACAACCGGTACAAGCGTGACTTCGAGATAGCGCGCGACCTCGGGCACAACGCCCACAGGTTGTCTCTGGAGTGGAGCAGGATAGAGCCTGACGAGGGCCGTTTCGACCGAGGGGCCATCGAGCATTACCGCGAGGTTCTAGGCACGTTGAGGTCATTCGGCATGGCGACCATGGTGACGCTGCACCACTTCACGAATCCGCGATGGCTTGCGGCCAAAGGCGGCTGGGCGCTTGCCGAGGTCGTGGACCTCTTTGAGAGGTATTCACGTCACGTGGCGGAGCAGCTGGGAGAGCTCGTTGACTTCTGGATCACCGTAAACGAGCCGATGGTGTATGCAACACATGGGTATTTGCTCGGCTGGTGGCCGCCGGAGAAGAGATCCATCGTGCTCGCGTTTCGCGTAGCCAAGAATCTCGCGAGAGCGCACGGCCGGGCGTACCACGCCATCCATGACGTGCTTGGGGCGCGGGGCCGCACTCCCGCCGTGGGAATCGCCAAGAACATGATGATCTTCGATCCAAAGAACCCAGGAAACAAACTAGATGGAGTGGTGGCAAGGAAGCTGGACCGCATTTTCAATACGTCATTTCTCGACGCACTGACAACTGGGGTCATGGATTTCCCTCTGGTGACGCGGGAGTCCGACCGGGGGATCGCGGGCACTCAGGACTTCATCGGCGTGAACTACTATTCGCGCACTCTCGCTTCGTTCAGCTTCTGCAAGCCCAGGACCCTGTTCATGGACATGTCGGTGAAGGAGGATGCCGAGAAGAATAGCCTCGGATGGGAGATCTACCCTGAGGGGCTCTATCGGATCCTCATGCGTGTGAAGGGATACGGCCTGCCCGTGTACATAACGGAGAACGGCATATGCACCGATGATGACCGACAGAGGGAGCGTTTCATCCTTCTGCACCTCCGCGAGGCGGCTCGCGCGATAGCCGACGGAGTTGACGTGTGCGGCTATTTCCACTGGTCGCTAATGGACAACTTCGAATGGAAAGAGGGGTTTACGCCCAGGTTTGGCCTTGTGGGGGTGGATTACAAGACTCAGAAGAGAACGATTCGCCCGAGTGCGAGACTCTACTCCGAGGTAATTCGCGAAGGGAAGCTGCCGTGA
- a CDS encoding glycoside hydrolase family 57, with protein MRQYRNLSAAIVATLLLGVIWGCPGRVLSAEEPLYVALIWHNHQPFYKNPATGEYMLPWVRMHAVKDYYDMVSILKEYPGVHCTFNLVPSLILQLDECSQGAKDVWQAISEKPASELTREEREFILRRFFDANWERIIKRHPRYWQLLQERGEAVTDASISRALQTFTDQDYRDLQVWFNLAWLDPDFKEGDPLMKALIDKGQGFTEEDKRRVLEKHVQIMRQVIPLYRSMQDSGHIEVTTTPFYHPIMPLLYNVELARVASPKLNLPSRAFAHVEDVESQLDMAVRFYEDHFGRKPRGLWPSEQAVGQDIVGLVSDAGFQWMVSSEGVLARSLGVSLRDGSGNVVRPDLLYKPYIVKDEGRSVVVLFRDIVLSDKIGFSYSGMNGAAAALDFMNYLRKVKRDLAGTPGPHVVTVALDGENCWEYYDNDGKEFLHSLYKMLSADPGFKAVTVEEYLKVHPAKDRIPVLHTGSWISDNLETWVGEAEENKAWDYLARARDVLAAYTSENAGNEAAQGAVALAWDELYAAEGSDWFWWYGDDQDSGNDAAFDELFRTHLQNVYSAIGQAIPAYLYMPIIPKEAAKPDVQMTGFAKVTPDGKIDPGEWAPAAMYFKTEAAPMPGGGGEMILRALWVGVDAESLYLRFDMRSSFKDFLGTDATLAAYLSNPRRAEANSVPRLSGQGSAATALGFAPGAEVLVSFKDLASPGPAKARLAFAGGDETWVDVKELPGAAADRTIELKVPFADVGLRPGDAVSLAVVASKNGRNVDMLPLGGPAEARMPEIIAGETLFKWDDPAGDDHGPGSYTYPLNAAFKPGVFDMLSFEVLKTGDEVVFQVRLAGDITNPWNSPVGVSLQTIDVYIDTDRKAGSGKIEGLGGRHVTFAPESAWEYAIWVEGWNQRIFAADGKEVQAGVRVSQDPVNKIISIRIPGAALGEPQPTWGYQVFILSQEGYPAPGNLRVREVLSTAQEWRLGGGDDSEIDPNVIDLLAPPGKTQEEILGAYDVGAGRLAEVPMVYGGR; from the coding sequence GTGAGACAATACCGAAACCTGTCAGCGGCGATTGTCGCTACGCTTCTCTTGGGAGTCATCTGGGGCTGTCCCGGACGCGTGCTGAGCGCTGAGGAGCCGCTCTACGTGGCCCTCATCTGGCACAACCACCAACCTTTCTACAAGAACCCCGCGACCGGCGAGTACATGCTGCCGTGGGTGAGGATGCACGCTGTCAAAGACTACTACGACATGGTCTCAATCCTCAAAGAGTACCCAGGTGTCCATTGCACGTTCAATCTGGTGCCGTCCCTCATTCTCCAGCTCGATGAGTGCTCTCAAGGCGCGAAAGACGTGTGGCAGGCCATCTCCGAGAAGCCGGCTTCAGAACTTACCCGTGAGGAGAGAGAGTTCATCCTACGGAGATTCTTCGACGCAAACTGGGAGAGGATCATCAAGAGGCATCCGCGATACTGGCAGCTCTTACAAGAGCGCGGAGAGGCGGTGACCGACGCGAGCATCTCCCGGGCCCTCCAGACGTTCACGGATCAAGACTACAGGGATCTTCAGGTCTGGTTCAACCTCGCTTGGCTCGATCCCGACTTCAAAGAGGGCGATCCTCTGATGAAGGCGTTGATTGACAAGGGCCAGGGTTTCACGGAGGAAGATAAGCGCCGGGTGCTCGAGAAGCACGTTCAGATCATGAGACAGGTAATCCCGCTGTACCGGTCCATGCAGGACTCCGGCCACATCGAGGTCACTACCACCCCGTTCTACCATCCCATCATGCCGCTCTTGTACAACGTGGAGCTTGCCCGCGTGGCCAGTCCGAAGCTGAACCTGCCCAGCCGGGCGTTCGCGCATGTAGAGGATGTCGAGTCTCAGCTAGATATGGCTGTGCGGTTCTACGAGGACCATTTCGGACGCAAACCGCGCGGACTGTGGCCTTCCGAGCAGGCCGTGGGACAAGACATCGTGGGGCTCGTCAGCGACGCGGGCTTTCAGTGGATGGTGTCTAGCGAGGGAGTGCTCGCGAGGTCTCTCGGGGTGAGCCTCCGTGACGGCTCGGGAAACGTCGTCAGGCCTGACCTCTTGTACAAGCCGTACATAGTCAAAGATGAGGGCAGGTCCGTTGTCGTGCTCTTCCGCGACATCGTGCTCTCGGACAAGATAGGGTTCAGCTACTCCGGCATGAACGGTGCCGCCGCAGCCCTCGACTTCATGAATTACCTGCGTAAAGTGAAGCGAGACCTTGCAGGGACGCCAGGGCCGCACGTGGTGACGGTGGCGCTCGATGGCGAGAACTGCTGGGAGTACTACGATAATGATGGGAAGGAATTCCTACATTCCCTGTACAAGATGCTGAGCGCGGATCCCGGTTTCAAGGCCGTGACGGTTGAAGAGTACCTGAAAGTTCACCCCGCCAAGGACAGAATCCCGGTCCTGCACACGGGCTCCTGGATTTCCGACAATCTGGAGACCTGGGTGGGTGAGGCCGAAGAGAACAAGGCATGGGATTACCTGGCGAGAGCGCGCGATGTCCTCGCGGCGTACACGTCGGAGAACGCCGGGAACGAGGCGGCGCAGGGGGCCGTCGCCCTCGCGTGGGACGAGCTCTACGCCGCGGAGGGGAGCGACTGGTTCTGGTGGTACGGTGACGACCAGGACTCCGGCAACGACGCCGCGTTCGACGAGCTCTTCAGGACCCACCTCCAGAACGTGTACTCAGCTATCGGGCAGGCGATTCCGGCTTACCTGTACATGCCCATAATCCCGAAAGAGGCGGCCAAGCCCGACGTCCAGATGACCGGCTTTGCGAAGGTAACTCCTGACGGCAAGATAGATCCGGGCGAGTGGGCGCCTGCGGCCATGTACTTCAAGACTGAGGCGGCTCCCATGCCAGGCGGCGGAGGGGAGATGATCCTCAGAGCCCTCTGGGTAGGGGTGGATGCGGAAAGCCTCTACCTGCGCTTCGATATGAGGAGCAGCTTCAAGGATTTCCTGGGCACCGACGCCACGCTGGCCGCTTACCTTTCGAACCCCAGGCGTGCGGAGGCGAACAGCGTTCCGAGGTTAAGCGGCCAGGGAAGCGCCGCGACCGCTCTCGGGTTCGCGCCCGGTGCCGAGGTGCTCGTGAGTTTCAAGGACCTCGCAAGCCCGGGCCCCGCGAAGGCACGCCTCGCGTTCGCTGGCGGCGACGAGACGTGGGTTGACGTGAAAGAGCTCCCCGGCGCAGCCGCCGACCGCACCATTGAGCTAAAGGTCCCGTTCGCTGATGTGGGGCTCCGGCCTGGGGATGCTGTGAGCCTCGCGGTGGTGGCTTCCAAGAACGGCAGGAACGTGGACATGCTACCGCTCGGGGGACCCGCCGAGGCGAGGATGCCCGAAATCATCGCCGGCGAGACTCTTTTCAAATGGGACGACCCCGCCGGCGACGACCACGGCCCGGGCAGCTACACGTACCCTCTGAACGCTGCCTTCAAGCCCGGAGTCTTCGACATGCTGTCCTTTGAGGTCCTCAAGACGGGAGACGAGGTCGTGTTCCAGGTGAGGCTCGCCGGAGACATCACGAACCCTTGGAACTCGCCTGTGGGCGTGTCCCTCCAGACCATCGACGTGTATATCGACACCGACCGCAAAGCTGGGTCGGGAAAGATCGAGGGGCTTGGTGGAAGGCACGTGACCTTCGCGCCAGAGTCGGCGTGGGAGTACGCCATCTGGGTCGAAGGCTGGAACCAGAGGATATTTGCGGCAGACGGCAAAGAGGTCCAGGCGGGCGTGAGAGTGAGCCAGGACCCGGTCAATAAGATCATCTCCATCCGGATCCCTGGTGCTGCTCTGGGCGAACCGCAGCCAACCTGGGGCTACCAGGTCTTCATCCTGAGCCAGGAGGGTTATCCGGCGCCCGGGAACCTGCGGGTGAGGGAAGTCCTGTCCACGGCTCAAGAGTGGCGCTTGGGCGGAGGAGACGATTCCGAGATAGACCCGAACGTCATCGATCTACTGGCTCCTCCCGGAAAGACCCAGGAGGAGATCCTCGGAGCTTACGACGTGGGCGCGGGCAGGCTCGCGGAAGTCCCGATGGTGTATGGAGGCAGGTGA
- a CDS encoding glycoside hydrolase family 13 protein, translating to MEAFRENEACARVGLRGSRNGVGEDARVLTIAGAGEGDGEGLALVGAWHGQETPYVERPDENTVAIRFRVKSDDVSGVFLEVRGGSCSGRRQVVAMDPYAVQGGFTQYRAEVAASGGLLSYRFLLQLDGAAASTFGAARTAWHVLTGERESGSTDSTGWHTLDVSRLRVFKTPGWVRDAVFYQIFPDRFANGDPANDPVGTRPWGEAPTRDNFFGGDFQGIIDKIPYLRALGITAVWLNPVFESVSNHKYDTADYLRVDRAFGDLAKFRELVAKLHASGIRVILDGVFNHTGDEFWAFQDIVARGSASPYLNWYYVHDLPVRRHPRPNYEAWWGFADLPKLNMDNPEVRRYILNVATFWMEEVGIDGWRLDVPNEVDHSFWKVFRDHVKRVNPDAYIVGEIWRDGSPWLKGDEFDAVMNYVFRDAVLDFFARGRTSASELADSLEKLKAEYPEQASAALLNLLGSHDTERVLTAFEGDRQRMIPAVVFQMTFPGAPMVYYGDEVGMAGEKDPGCRGTMIWDEHLQDRELFGIYRRLIHLRRRSAALRRGDMRWLLVDDPSRTLAFMRRSEDEVAVIVVCADERQVTLDLNLGAVHGWREWRHPECAGMAREYGVRALSDALTGRVYPVVDGRVRLECVGRHQAVVLTSGPCGVEAG from the coding sequence ATGGAAGCGTTTCGCGAGAACGAGGCTTGTGCGCGCGTGGGGTTGCGAGGGTCTAGGAATGGCGTTGGGGAGGACGCCCGAGTCTTGACCATAGCGGGAGCGGGAGAGGGAGACGGAGAGGGACTTGCGCTGGTGGGAGCATGGCACGGGCAGGAGACCCCGTATGTGGAACGTCCCGACGAGAACACGGTCGCCATCAGGTTCAGGGTGAAGTCGGACGATGTAAGCGGCGTCTTCTTGGAAGTGCGAGGGGGGTCTTGCTCGGGACGCCGCCAAGTCGTGGCTATGGATCCGTATGCTGTCCAGGGCGGATTCACTCAGTATCGCGCCGAGGTCGCCGCCTCGGGAGGCCTGCTTTCCTACAGGTTCCTCCTGCAGCTGGACGGCGCAGCGGCCTCCACTTTCGGCGCGGCCCGAACGGCGTGGCACGTGCTGACAGGGGAGCGCGAGAGCGGGTCGACAGACTCAACAGGATGGCACACGCTGGATGTCTCGCGTCTTCGTGTGTTCAAGACGCCTGGGTGGGTGCGCGACGCCGTGTTCTATCAGATTTTCCCGGATAGATTCGCGAACGGGGACCCGGCCAACGATCCCGTCGGCACTCGGCCTTGGGGGGAGGCTCCCACTCGCGACAACTTCTTCGGCGGCGACTTCCAGGGGATCATCGACAAGATCCCTTACCTTAGGGCTCTAGGGATCACGGCCGTGTGGCTGAACCCGGTGTTCGAGTCCGTGTCGAACCACAAGTACGACACCGCGGACTACCTGCGGGTGGATAGAGCCTTCGGAGACCTCGCCAAGTTTCGAGAGCTTGTTGCGAAGCTTCACGCGTCCGGGATCAGGGTGATACTGGATGGCGTGTTCAACCATACCGGCGACGAGTTCTGGGCTTTCCAGGACATAGTGGCGAGAGGTTCTGCATCGCCCTACCTCAACTGGTACTACGTTCACGATCTGCCGGTAAGACGCCATCCAAGACCTAATTACGAGGCGTGGTGGGGATTCGCGGACCTTCCCAAGCTCAATATGGATAATCCGGAGGTTCGCAGGTACATACTCAACGTGGCCACCTTTTGGATGGAGGAGGTCGGCATCGACGGGTGGCGCCTGGACGTTCCAAACGAGGTGGATCACTCGTTTTGGAAGGTCTTCCGCGATCATGTGAAGAGAGTGAATCCCGATGCGTACATAGTGGGTGAGATCTGGCGTGATGGCTCGCCATGGCTCAAGGGAGACGAGTTCGACGCGGTGATGAACTACGTGTTCCGTGATGCTGTGCTCGACTTCTTCGCAAGGGGCAGGACATCCGCGTCTGAACTCGCGGATAGCCTGGAGAAGCTGAAAGCGGAGTACCCCGAGCAGGCCAGCGCGGCCTTGCTCAACCTCCTCGGGAGCCACGACACGGAGCGCGTCCTCACGGCGTTCGAGGGCGACAGACAGCGGATGATCCCTGCGGTCGTGTTCCAGATGACCTTCCCAGGGGCGCCTATGGTATATTACGGAGACGAGGTAGGGATGGCCGGCGAGAAAGACCCCGGATGCCGAGGGACCATGATCTGGGACGAGCACCTCCAAGATCGCGAGTTGTTCGGGATCTATCGCAGACTCATCCACCTTCGGCGCCGGAGCGCAGCCTTGAGACGAGGGGACATGCGATGGCTTCTCGTGGACGATCCTTCGAGGACTCTAGCTTTCATGCGGAGATCCGAGGACGAGGTCGCGGTGATAGTCGTGTGCGCGGACGAAAGACAAGTCACGCTCGATCTGAATCTCGGGGCGGTGCACGGCTGGCGCGAGTGGAGGCATCCGGAATGCGCCGGCATGGCGAGGGAGTACGGCGTCCGCGCGCTCTCTGACGCGCTGACGGGGCGCGTGTACCCGGTGGTAGACGGCAGGGTGAGGCTGGAATGCGTCGGCCGGCACCAGGCTGTCGTCCTGACTTCGGGACCATGCGGGGTAGAGGCGGGTTGA
- a CDS encoding basic amino acid ABC transporter substrate-binding protein: MNAKRLGEIVLLALITAMMIVGGVAAAATDDSLAKVKAAGVLRIGVDDAFPPMEYRDEKGKLIGFDVDLADEIGRRIGVAIEWVPTAWDGVILALQSGKFDIILSSMTITEERAKMIDFSPPYIQGAQIVVVREKDDSIKSLPDLAGKVVGSQLGSTGEVAARKISGIKELKLYGQFTEALTDLAIGRVQAVVLDEFVGRYYVTRRPGVYRVLGERLSEEELGIAFRKGDQSLRDAVCAALEAIKADGTYAAISKKWFGVDVSKR, from the coding sequence ATGAACGCAAAGAGACTCGGCGAAATAGTGTTGCTCGCGCTGATCACTGCCATGATGATCGTCGGAGGAGTCGCGGCTGCCGCGACAGATGACTCTCTTGCCAAGGTCAAGGCCGCGGGCGTGCTCAGGATCGGTGTGGACGACGCGTTTCCGCCAATGGAATACCGCGACGAGAAAGGCAAACTGATCGGGTTCGACGTTGATCTGGCAGACGAGATCGGGCGCCGGATCGGAGTTGCCATCGAATGGGTGCCTACGGCATGGGACGGAGTGATTCTCGCCCTCCAGTCCGGCAAGTTTGACATCATCCTCTCCTCAATGACCATCACCGAGGAACGGGCGAAGATGATCGACTTCAGCCCGCCGTACATTCAGGGAGCGCAGATCGTCGTCGTCAGGGAGAAAGATGACTCGATAAAGAGCCTGCCTGACCTCGCCGGCAAGGTCGTGGGCAGCCAGCTCGGAAGCACGGGAGAGGTTGCCGCGAGGAAGATCTCAGGCATAAAGGAGCTCAAACTATACGGTCAGTTCACCGAGGCGCTTACCGACCTCGCCATAGGCAGGGTTCAGGCGGTGGTGCTGGACGAGTTCGTCGGGCGCTACTACGTGACCAGGAGGCCTGGAGTCTACCGGGTGCTTGGCGAGCGACTGTCGGAGGAAGAGCTGGGCATCGCCTTCCGCAAGGGAGATCAGTCCCTTCGTGACGCTGTATGCGCGGCGCTCGAAGCCATCAAGGCGGACGGAACGTACGCCGCCATCTCGAAGAAATGGTTCGGCGTCGACGTCTCCAAGCGTTGA
- a CDS encoding amino acid ABC transporter permease: MDVVLMVQLVPILVRGAAMTMELTCLAVVLGTALGLPIALARLSRHPLLRAPASMYTWWMRGTPLLMQLFLIYYGLPQVGITLDPFPAAAAGMTLNAAAYIAEILRGGILSIDRGQMEAARSLGMSYLQAMRWVILPQAVPRLIPPMGNEVIARLKDSSLVSTIAMVDLMRAAQQMIATTFRPLEIFFAAGVFYLVMTTAFTIVFGSWEKRIAERGERGKSREPVMARLRRGLAGLASVRGLW; encoded by the coding sequence ATGGATGTTGTGCTCATGGTGCAGCTTGTGCCGATCCTGGTGAGAGGCGCCGCGATGACGATGGAGCTCACCTGTCTAGCGGTGGTGTTAGGGACGGCGCTCGGCCTTCCGATAGCCTTGGCGCGGCTATCAAGGCATCCACTCCTGCGCGCACCGGCGTCGATGTATACATGGTGGATGAGAGGAACGCCGTTGCTCATGCAGCTTTTCCTCATCTACTACGGTCTGCCGCAGGTGGGGATCACACTGGACCCGTTTCCCGCAGCGGCGGCCGGAATGACGCTGAACGCCGCGGCATACATCGCCGAGATCCTGCGCGGGGGCATACTGTCAATCGATAGAGGCCAGATGGAAGCGGCGAGATCTCTGGGGATGAGCTACCTCCAAGCGATGAGATGGGTGATCCTGCCCCAGGCCGTTCCAAGGCTCATCCCGCCCATGGGCAATGAGGTCATCGCTCGCCTCAAAGACTCATCGCTCGTGTCGACGATAGCCATGGTGGATCTCATGCGCGCGGCACAGCAGATGATAGCCACGACTTTCCGGCCGCTGGAGATCTTCTTCGCAGCAGGGGTGTTCTATCTCGTCATGACGACCGCATTTACCATTGTGTTCGGGTCTTGGGAAAAGCGGATCGCCGAAAGGGGTGAAAGGGGCAAGAGCAGGGAGCCGGTGATGGCTAGGCTTCGCCGGGGGCTCGCCGGACTTGCAAGCGTGCGTGGGTTATGGTAA
- a CDS encoding DUF134 domain-containing protein: MPRPPKCRRVEFLPQVTVFKPAGVPMRGIPEEVLSVEELEAVRLKDLEGLEQEECAERMQVSRPTFQRVLVSARQKIARALVVGEAIRVEGGNYRLAVRKFQCRACGHEFEAPFGTGERGVDMTCPKCGAAEVHRTDQNGHGFGNMPWGRHGRGWNRE, translated from the coding sequence ATGCCGCGGCCTCCCAAGTGCAGGAGAGTGGAGTTCTTGCCGCAGGTGACCGTGTTCAAGCCAGCGGGCGTGCCCATGCGTGGGATCCCGGAGGAAGTCCTCTCCGTGGAAGAGCTGGAGGCCGTTCGCCTGAAGGATCTGGAAGGCCTTGAGCAGGAGGAATGCGCGGAGAGGATGCAAGTCTCGCGTCCCACGTTCCAGAGGGTGCTCGTTTCAGCCAGACAGAAGATCGCGAGGGCACTCGTTGTGGGAGAGGCCATTCGTGTCGAAGGCGGCAACTACCGCCTCGCGGTGCGCAAGTTCCAGTGCCGAGCGTGCGGACACGAGTTCGAAGCGCCGTTCGGGACGGGCGAGAGGGGCGTGGACATGACTTGCCCCAAGTGCGGCGCCGCCGAGGTGCATCGAACCGACCAGAACGGCCACGGATTCGGCAACATGCCCTGGGGGCGTCACGGGCGGGGATGGAACCGGGAGTGA
- a CDS encoding alpha-hydroxy-acid oxidizing protein: MNQTHQVLDLSDVRRRAKERMGGICRVCRVCDGRVCAGEVPGMGGIGTGAGFIRNADALAEVKLNMRVLHEAGEPDLRTTLFGLDLEMPVLGAAVAGVKVNFRELLSEADLAHAMVFGCLDAGVISMTGDGGHPEVFASGVEAVREAGGRGIPIIKPGPNADIIRKFRAAEEAGAPAVGVDVDAAGLVNMRLLGAPVGPKSPEDVRELVRSTSLPVILKGIMTPDEAEIAAECQAAAIVVSNHGGRALDHTPGVAEVLPEIAQRVKGRVVVLADGAVRTGTDVLKYLALGADAVLVGRPLAIGAFGGGRDGVARVLATIRDELRVAMILTGSRTVRDIGPRVLWR; the protein is encoded by the coding sequence ATGAACCAGACCCACCAGGTCCTTGATCTTTCAGATGTACGAAGGCGCGCGAAGGAGAGAATGGGCGGGATCTGCCGGGTGTGCCGGGTGTGCGATGGGAGGGTCTGCGCGGGTGAGGTCCCGGGCATGGGTGGGATAGGAACGGGCGCGGGCTTCATTCGCAACGCCGACGCCCTTGCCGAAGTCAAGCTGAACATGCGGGTCTTGCATGAAGCCGGTGAGCCGGATCTGAGGACTACCTTGTTCGGGCTGGATCTCGAGATGCCGGTTCTCGGGGCGGCCGTGGCGGGCGTCAAGGTAAACTTCCGGGAGCTTCTAAGCGAGGCCGATCTTGCCCATGCGATGGTGTTTGGCTGTCTCGACGCGGGCGTCATTTCCATGACCGGAGATGGCGGCCACCCCGAGGTGTTCGCGTCGGGGGTCGAGGCGGTTCGCGAGGCGGGCGGACGCGGGATTCCCATAATCAAGCCGGGACCGAACGCCGACATCATTCGCAAGTTCAGAGCGGCCGAGGAAGCAGGGGCGCCCGCGGTTGGAGTGGACGTGGATGCGGCCGGCCTTGTGAACATGAGGCTTCTGGGCGCTCCCGTGGGACCCAAGTCCCCGGAGGACGTTCGCGAGCTGGTGCGATCCACTTCGCTGCCGGTGATCTTGAAGGGGATCATGACGCCGGACGAAGCTGAGATCGCCGCTGAGTGTCAAGCCGCGGCGATCGTCGTGTCAAACCACGGTGGGCGTGCGCTTGACCACACTCCTGGAGTGGCGGAGGTCCTTCCCGAGATCGCGCAGCGAGTCAAAGGTAGGGTCGTCGTCTTGGCTGACGGCGCCGTGCGAACAGGCACAGACGTCCTCAAGTATCTTGCCCTGGGAGCGGACGCGGTCCTGGTGGGGCGGCCGCTCGCCATCGGCGCGTTCGGCGGCGGCCGCGACGGAGTAGCCCGCGTGCTCGCGACCATCAGAGACGAGCTTCGCGTGGCCATGATCCTTACCGGGAGCCGCACGGTGCGGGACATCGGCCCACGGGTTCTCTGGCGTTGA
- a CDS encoding DUF1848 domain-containing protein, which yields MGRVIISASRRTDMPKFFAEWFMDRIRSGSCRYSNPFNPSQVLEVSLRPEDVDVIVFWSKDPEPMIGHLRELERMGFRYYFHFTLNGYPAFLEPGVPPIEQVVATFRRLSDAVSPDRVIWRYDPIVLTSVTDVSYHKRRFAELARALDGWTKRVVISLLDDYPSSRARLEHLVDHGIRVERPRSAGDPVTADLLATIAQLAAGSGMEISACAEAWDLEALGIRRGKCIDDEYIARVFGVRVPSRKDPGQRAECRCVVSRDIGVYGTCRHGCLYCYASGHKAAPAAALRHFH from the coding sequence GTGGGTAGAGTGATAATCAGCGCGAGCCGCAGGACGGACATGCCGAAGTTCTTTGCTGAGTGGTTCATGGACCGTATCCGGTCGGGATCGTGCAGGTATTCCAATCCGTTCAACCCTAGCCAAGTTCTCGAGGTGTCCCTGCGCCCCGAGGATGTCGACGTGATCGTGTTTTGGAGCAAGGACCCAGAGCCTATGATCGGGCACTTGCGCGAACTCGAACGTATGGGATTTCGATACTACTTCCACTTCACTTTGAACGGGTACCCGGCGTTCCTCGAACCCGGTGTCCCGCCTATCGAGCAGGTTGTTGCGACGTTCCGACGACTCTCAGACGCGGTCTCCCCGGATAGAGTGATATGGCGTTACGACCCGATAGTCCTCACCAGCGTGACAGATGTCTCATATCACAAGCGCCGGTTCGCAGAGCTCGCGAGGGCTCTGGATGGCTGGACGAAGCGCGTGGTCATAAGCCTACTCGACGACTATCCGTCATCGAGAGCCCGCCTCGAGCATCTGGTCGACCACGGAATACGTGTCGAGCGGCCGCGCAGCGCGGGCGACCCGGTCACGGCGGACCTCCTCGCGACCATCGCGCAGCTTGCTGCAGGCTCGGGCATGGAGATCTCGGCGTGCGCCGAGGCGTGGGATCTCGAAGCCCTCGGGATCAGGCGCGGGAAATGCATCGACGACGAGTACATCGCTCGCGTCTTTGGCGTGCGCGTGCCGTCGAGGAAGGATCCTGGACAGCGTGCTGAATGCAGGTGCGTCGTGAGCAGGGATATCGGCGTGTACGGCACGTGCCGACATGGTTGTCTGTATTGCTACGCTTCCGGTCACAAGGCTGCACCTGCCGCCGCCCTTCGCCATTTTCATTGA